From the Oleiphilus messinensis genome, one window contains:
- a CDS encoding TerD family protein codes for MTISLEKGQRISLEKGGNKLDRVCVGVNWGAIEKKGFFGTKKVAVDLDASVGLYNDQKQPVDVVYFGQLKSQDGSIRHSGDDLTGDMDGDDGLDNEIITIELNAVPQSVQQVAVVLNSFRGHDFGTIPFASVRLYEGTPTRVDSVLASYNIANDAKFHGSVSMVLGILYRHNSEWKFRAVGEPTQDKKLPETIQTVAQSYL; via the coding sequence ATGACCATTTCTTTAGAGAAAGGCCAACGCATCAGCCTTGAAAAAGGCGGAAACAAGCTCGACCGGGTTTGCGTTGGTGTCAACTGGGGTGCAATCGAGAAGAAAGGCTTCTTCGGCACAAAAAAAGTAGCTGTGGATCTGGACGCAAGTGTTGGGCTGTACAATGATCAAAAGCAGCCTGTAGATGTGGTTTATTTCGGACAACTGAAAAGTCAGGATGGCTCTATTCGTCACAGTGGCGATGATTTGACTGGCGACATGGACGGCGATGATGGTCTGGACAATGAGATTATCACCATTGAACTGAATGCGGTGCCACAATCGGTTCAGCAAGTTGCTGTTGTTCTCAATAGTTTCCGGGGACACGATTTCGGTACAATCCCTTTTGCCAGTGTTCGTTTGTACGAAGGTACACCAACTCGGGTAGACAGCGTTCTGGCCAGCTACAACATCGCCAACGATGCCAAATTCCACGGTTCGGTCTCAATGGTTCTGGGTATCCTGTATCGCCACAACAGTGAGTGGAAATTCCGTGCTGTTGGTGAGCCAACACAAGACAAAAAGCTTCCGGAAACCATTCAGACCGTTGCCCAAAGCTACTTATAA
- a CDS encoding TIGR00266 family protein translates to MTDVLERGTRLNLTQIAPDLSRLAVQCGWQQPAGAQPFTVHFISFLLDSAQMIPNDGSIIHSEQPASADSSIRYHSESPAQSESVIIDLTRIPQNIARMAFVLSLHEGVQRNQNFTSLDARIELINEATGTALARFNLPADTHESRCVIMGELYRKDATWRFSAVGSGFQDGLNAILQKYGAPLLRLQDNSGSTTTSVAQQSPPPGNPPQVMAASTIAPGVAPVQRPDAGYPVTTGLQKQRQSPVICHEVDYEILGYEAQIVEVELDPGETVVAEAGAMNYMENGIHYESKMGDGSNPKSGFLDGLLSVGRRLLTGESIMMTHFTNNASGKKRVAFAAPYPGSIIPLDMNELGNKILCQKDAFLAAALGTEISIAFNRRIGAGFFGGEGFILQSLKGDGLAFIHAGGTVIRKDLNNEKLLVDTGCLVAFTSGIDYDIQMVRGLKSMFFGGEGLFFATLAGTGTVWLQSAPFSRLADRVLQHAPSAGGRSQGEGSILGGVGRLLDGD, encoded by the coding sequence ATGACTGATGTTTTAGAACGGGGCACACGATTGAACTTAACCCAGATTGCACCGGATTTATCCCGGCTGGCCGTTCAGTGTGGATGGCAGCAACCGGCCGGGGCTCAGCCATTTACGGTTCACTTCATCAGCTTTTTGCTTGATAGCGCTCAGATGATTCCCAATGACGGATCAATTATTCACTCGGAACAACCCGCTTCTGCAGACAGCAGTATTCGCTACCATTCCGAAAGCCCGGCTCAGTCTGAATCAGTAATCATTGACCTTACGCGCATCCCTCAAAACATTGCAAGGATGGCCTTTGTACTGAGTCTCCATGAAGGCGTGCAACGCAACCAGAACTTCACCAGTCTGGATGCGCGCATAGAACTAATCAACGAAGCCACCGGGACGGCGTTGGCGCGCTTTAATCTCCCCGCAGATACTCACGAAAGCCGCTGTGTCATTATGGGAGAACTCTATCGAAAAGACGCTACATGGCGTTTTTCCGCCGTTGGCTCAGGCTTTCAGGATGGCCTCAATGCTATTTTGCAGAAATACGGTGCGCCATTGTTGCGGTTACAGGATAATTCGGGCTCCACCACTACTTCAGTTGCGCAACAAAGCCCGCCACCGGGCAACCCACCTCAGGTTATGGCGGCATCAACAATAGCTCCCGGTGTTGCTCCTGTGCAGCGACCAGATGCCGGTTACCCCGTTACTACAGGCTTGCAAAAACAACGTCAGAGTCCAGTCATCTGCCACGAGGTTGATTATGAAATACTGGGGTATGAGGCTCAAATTGTTGAAGTGGAACTGGATCCGGGCGAGACAGTCGTCGCAGAAGCCGGTGCCATGAATTATATGGAAAATGGCATCCACTATGAATCAAAGATGGGGGATGGTTCCAACCCGAAATCCGGTTTTCTGGATGGCCTGCTCAGTGTGGGTCGGCGCTTGCTGACCGGCGAATCCATTATGATGACTCATTTCACAAACAATGCCAGCGGCAAAAAACGAGTCGCCTTTGCTGCACCTTATCCCGGGTCGATTATTCCGCTCGATATGAACGAATTGGGGAATAAAATTCTGTGCCAGAAAGACGCGTTTCTGGCCGCAGCGCTCGGTACCGAAATCAGTATTGCTTTCAATCGCCGGATCGGTGCCGGCTTTTTTGGCGGAGAAGGTTTTATTTTGCAAAGTTTAAAGGGCGACGGACTGGCGTTTATTCATGCCGGCGGCACCGTGATTCGCAAGGATCTCAACAATGAAAAATTACTCGTGGATACCGGATGCCTGGTTGCATTTACTTCAGGCATTGATTACGACATTCAAATGGTGCGGGGGTTGAAGAGTATGTTTTTTGGTGGCGAGGGTCTCTTCTTTGCAACATTGGCCGGAACCGGAACCGTCTGGCTGCAAAGCGCCCCGTTCTCACGGCTCGCAGACAGAGTATTACAGCATGCCCCTTCAGCGGGCGGAAGAAGCCAGGGAGAAGGTTCAATACTCGGCGGCGTTGGACGTCTATTGGATGGTGACTGA
- a CDS encoding tellurite resistance TerB family protein produces the protein MSFSSFISGLKQKTNEMKDEVLKFKNKNFLNAATAGSALIAMADGTLDAAEKQKMIRFIESNDALKVFKTTEVITSFKEYVDNFEFDKDIGESKAFEALNKLKGNEIACRTVMRLILSIAASDGVFDDSEKAVAKKIAVELGLTPGDFEL, from the coding sequence ATGAGTTTCTCCAGCTTTATTTCCGGCTTGAAACAAAAAACCAACGAAATGAAAGATGAAGTTTTAAAATTCAAAAACAAGAATTTTCTCAATGCCGCCACCGCCGGCAGCGCACTGATCGCAATGGCCGATGGCACTTTGGATGCAGCAGAGAAACAAAAGATGATTCGTTTCATCGAAAGCAACGACGCATTAAAAGTATTCAAAACCACCGAAGTGATCACCTCTTTCAAGGAATATGTCGATAACTTCGAATTTGATAAAGACATTGGCGAGTCCAAAGCGTTTGAAGCCTTGAACAAATTAAAGGGCAATGAAATTGCCTGTCGCACGGTTATGAGACTGATTTTGTCCATCGCAGCATCGGATGGCGTGTTTGATGACAGCGAAAAAGCGGTAGCCAAAAAGATCGCGGTCGAGCTGGGTCTGACACCCGGTGACTTTGAGTTATAA
- a CDS encoding AEC family transporter, with protein sequence MPHFLELLSFAGGITLPCFIIVFIGWWLRYRTIIDDRFIEIGSRLIFTIALPLLLFLSITESPVFELVRPQQVIYGLLATIAAVLLLWIVATMSGMEAALKGVFVQGSFRGNMGIIGLALCQNMYGAEGLAIGSILLAFLTILYNILSIIVLTVAASQGKSRIHWLRIGTDIVKNPLIIAITVALIAARLNLQLPDILAQSARYFAQLTLPLALLCVGGAISFKRLWQSSTTAYWTIANKLIILPFGMTLVGYALGLDGILLGTLFLMFASPTATVSFIMVKVIGGDDKLAANIVATTTVLSIGTISAGILLFRMLGWV encoded by the coding sequence ATGCCCCATTTTCTGGAACTCTTGTCCTTCGCCGGGGGCATCACCCTACCCTGTTTTATTATCGTTTTCATTGGCTGGTGGCTCCGTTACCGAACCATAATCGATGATCGATTCATTGAAATCGGTTCTCGCCTGATTTTCACCATCGCCCTGCCGCTCCTGCTATTTTTGAGCATCACTGAAAGTCCGGTATTTGAATTGGTCAGGCCGCAACAGGTGATCTACGGTTTATTGGCCACAATAGCAGCGGTACTATTGCTATGGATCGTTGCAACCATGTCAGGGATGGAAGCCGCTCTCAAAGGCGTATTTGTTCAGGGATCATTTCGGGGCAATATGGGCATTATCGGCCTCGCACTTTGTCAGAATATGTATGGTGCAGAGGGGTTGGCCATCGGCTCAATCCTGCTCGCCTTTCTGACGATCCTTTACAACATTCTGTCCATTATTGTGCTCACTGTAGCAGCATCCCAAGGCAAATCACGAATCCATTGGCTCAGAATTGGCACCGATATCGTGAAAAACCCACTGATTATTGCCATTACAGTGGCATTGATCGCCGCCCGGTTGAACTTGCAGTTACCCGATATACTCGCTCAAAGTGCGCGCTACTTTGCACAACTTACCTTACCGCTCGCATTGCTATGTGTAGGCGGTGCAATCAGCTTCAAACGCTTGTGGCAATCATCGACAACAGCGTACTGGACCATCGCCAATAAGCTGATCATTTTACCATTCGGGATGACCTTGGTTGGCTATGCTCTGGGACTGGACGGTATTTTGCTCGGTACGCTGTTTCTGATGTTCGCCAGTCCGACCGCAACGGTCAGCTTTATTATGGTGAAGGTCATTGGAGGGGATGATAAATTGGCCGCAAACATCGTCGCCACAACAACTGTACTGTCGATTGGAACCATTAGTGCGGGAATATTGTTGTTTCGAATGCTGGGCTGGGTTTAG
- a CDS encoding alpha/beta hydrolase, which yields MSRITLIKNVIRLGMKFIPNQLNAYRLCSKSGHFLIKPPKGMQIDYTKVDDVPVVWLNHKTHCSSRVILYLHGGGYLIGSTRTHIELASRIARACKAQVVMAEYRLAPEYPYPAALEDVFAVYKHLLRERISAKKIVIAGDSAGGGLSLALLQHIRDHKLDVPAGAVCLSPWLDLSCSMSSLAKTLHRDPLITPERIRYFARHYAGASDRTQPRLSPLFAELKGLPPILIQVGGDEVLLPECELFQARAESEGIQVELQVWPEMFHVWQFAFRWLPEARRAVSQIGYFVRQIVPV from the coding sequence GTGAGTCGCATTACACTGATCAAGAATGTCATTCGGCTGGGTATGAAGTTTATCCCCAACCAACTCAACGCCTATCGCTTATGTTCCAAGAGTGGGCACTTTTTGATAAAACCGCCAAAAGGGATGCAAATCGATTATACTAAAGTCGACGATGTACCCGTGGTCTGGCTTAATCATAAAACCCATTGTTCTTCCCGGGTTATATTGTACTTGCATGGAGGCGGTTATCTGATTGGTTCCACGCGTACTCACATTGAACTTGCGTCTCGCATTGCTCGAGCCTGTAAAGCACAAGTGGTGATGGCGGAATATCGCCTGGCGCCGGAGTATCCCTACCCTGCAGCGCTGGAAGATGTATTTGCAGTTTACAAGCATCTATTGAGAGAGCGCATATCAGCCAAGAAAATTGTCATCGCCGGAGACTCTGCAGGTGGTGGTCTATCTCTCGCGCTGCTGCAGCACATTCGCGATCATAAACTCGATGTCCCGGCGGGTGCAGTTTGTCTGTCGCCCTGGCTTGATTTGAGCTGCTCAATGTCCTCCCTCGCAAAAACACTGCACCGGGATCCATTGATCACACCCGAACGTATCCGGTACTTTGCTCGCCACTACGCGGGGGCTTCTGACCGAACTCAGCCCAGATTGTCGCCGTTATTTGCCGAACTCAAGGGGCTGCCACCTATTCTGATTCAAGTTGGCGGGGACGAAGTCCTGTTACCGGAATGTGAGCTCTTCCAGGCACGGGCGGAAAGCGAAGGTATACAAGTCGAATTGCAGGTTTGGCCGGAGATGTTTCATGTCTGGCAATTTGCATTTCGCTGGCTGCCTGAGGCGCGACGCGCGGTATCCCAGATCGGTTACTTTGTGCGTCAAATCGTACCCGTTTGA
- a CDS encoding DUF475 domain-containing protein gives MNRSHLRYFRGSFLVTITGILLAFYMGGNSAEGFSLAEGLSVMFIVAVLAVLEISLSFDNAVVNATVLKDMDEKWRRRFLTWGILIAVFGMRIIFPVLVVSVVAQINPWAALELAVSTPDEYARVMTEAHVSVMAFGGAFLMMVGLDFFLDDEKEHWIPFVEQPIVHLGKLRFAAEVITVLAIMAVAQLALPVEESRAFMISGIAGILTFTAIHKLSAFMEAREQARAAEHAAKSGAAMFLYLELLDASFSFDGVIGAFAITTDLFIIAIGLGIGAMFVRSLTILLVEKDTLAEYQYLEHGAFYAIIALATIMFLKTFVHIPEVVTGLIGAGFIAVAFVHSVMENKNAEAGQGQA, from the coding sequence ATGAACCGTTCTCATCTGCGGTATTTCAGGGGCAGTTTTTTGGTCACCATTACCGGTATATTGCTGGCATTTTATATGGGGGGAAACTCTGCAGAGGGATTTTCCCTTGCTGAAGGTCTGTCTGTGATGTTTATTGTCGCGGTACTGGCTGTTTTGGAAATATCGCTCTCGTTTGATAATGCGGTTGTAAACGCAACTGTACTTAAAGATATGGATGAAAAGTGGCGTCGGCGTTTTTTGACCTGGGGTATCCTGATTGCTGTTTTTGGTATGCGGATCATTTTCCCGGTACTGGTCGTGAGTGTGGTTGCCCAGATTAATCCCTGGGCTGCACTGGAGCTGGCCGTTTCCACTCCGGATGAATATGCCAGAGTCATGACCGAAGCGCATGTGTCTGTAATGGCATTTGGCGGGGCATTTCTGATGATGGTTGGACTGGACTTCTTCCTGGACGATGAAAAAGAGCATTGGATACCGTTTGTCGAACAGCCAATCGTACATTTGGGTAAACTTCGCTTTGCCGCAGAAGTGATCACTGTGCTTGCAATTATGGCCGTAGCCCAACTGGCTTTGCCGGTGGAAGAATCAAGGGCATTTATGATCTCCGGGATTGCGGGTATTTTAACGTTTACTGCTATTCATAAACTCAGTGCATTTATGGAGGCCCGGGAGCAGGCTCGAGCGGCAGAACATGCTGCAAAAAGCGGCGCGGCGATGTTTTTGTATCTGGAGTTGCTCGATGCTTCGTTCAGTTTTGACGGGGTAATCGGCGCGTTTGCCATCACGACGGATCTGTTTATTATTGCAATTGGTTTGGGGATAGGCGCTATGTTTGTCCGTTCCCTGACGATTCTATTGGTTGAGAAAGACACGCTTGCGGAGTATCAGTATCTTGAGCACGGTGCGTTTTATGCCATCATCGCGCTTGCGACAATCATGTTTTTGAAGACATTCGTGCACATTCCCGAAGTGGTAACCGGTTTAATCGGGGCGGGTTTCATTGCTGTTGCCTTTGTGCATTCTGTAATGGAAAACAAAAACGCTGAAGCCGGACAAGGGCAAGCTTAA
- a CDS encoding HD-GYP domain-containing protein: MIEVKMPVDNLEIGMYVTRLDRPWTEIPVLLQGMTINSIDDIELLRSHCRHVFIEIEKEFWIDNQKSGPITAEGTAPNYPGLRENKPFHDTLPGAKIVFDEGVDHVEQIMENIKKDHQIDLERSRALIRSCVDSILTNANALLWMTKIKEKDHYTAEHCLRVGILSIAFGRFLGLSPAELELVGMCGMLHDVGKLKVPDDILNKPGRLSRIEFAIMKQHTNLGYDILKQYEDLEPMVQDTAMSHHERIDGKGYPEGLDAGYLHKFIRLITIVDAYDAITSSRCYKSGSPALDALQILFAERDKHFDKELVEAFIQMVGIYPPGSLVEMTNGEIGIVVSANPEYRLRPRVELVLTSDKKQRPPYIVNLADDIKDKSGEIYSIKKGLANGTYGVDVKEYINKSV, from the coding sequence TTGATAGAAGTAAAGATGCCGGTGGATAACCTCGAAATAGGCATGTACGTTACGCGACTGGATCGCCCCTGGACTGAAATCCCGGTACTGCTTCAGGGAATGACCATCAACAGCATCGACGATATCGAGCTACTGCGCAGTCATTGCCGACACGTTTTTATCGAAATTGAAAAAGAATTCTGGATCGACAACCAGAAATCCGGCCCGATCACTGCTGAAGGCACCGCACCCAACTATCCCGGCCTGCGCGAAAACAAACCATTTCACGACACACTACCTGGCGCAAAAATCGTCTTCGACGAGGGTGTTGACCATGTCGAGCAAATCATGGAAAACATCAAGAAAGACCACCAGATCGATCTTGAGCGATCACGGGCATTGATTCGAAGCTGTGTCGATAGCATTCTGACCAACGCCAACGCGTTACTCTGGATGACGAAGATTAAAGAAAAAGACCACTACACGGCAGAGCACTGCCTCAGGGTTGGCATTCTGTCTATCGCATTTGGGCGCTTCCTCGGTCTTTCTCCCGCCGAGCTCGAATTGGTTGGCATGTGTGGCATGCTCCACGATGTAGGTAAGTTGAAAGTTCCCGACGACATTTTGAACAAACCCGGCCGACTGTCCCGGATCGAGTTTGCCATCATGAAACAACATACCAACCTGGGGTATGACATTCTCAAACAATATGAAGACCTGGAGCCCATGGTTCAGGACACCGCAATGTCACACCATGAACGGATTGATGGCAAAGGTTATCCGGAAGGTCTGGACGCAGGTTACCTGCACAAATTTATTCGCCTGATCACCATTGTCGATGCCTATGATGCGATAACCAGCTCTCGCTGCTACAAAAGTGGCTCCCCGGCGCTGGACGCACTGCAAATACTGTTTGCCGAGCGCGATAAACATTTCGATAAAGAACTCGTCGAAGCTTTTATTCAAATGGTCGGCATCTACCCTCCCGGATCCCTGGTCGAAATGACAAACGGGGAAATCGGAATCGTGGTATCCGCCAATCCGGAATACCGACTTCGGCCACGGGTGGAACTCGTACTGACCTCGGACAAAAAACAGCGTCCGCCCTACATTGTGAACCTCGCAGACGACATTAAAGATAAATCCGGTGAAATCTATTCCATCAAAAAAGGCCTGGCGAATGGCACCTACGGTGTTGATGTGAAAGAATACATCAACAAATCCGTGTAG
- a CDS encoding TerD family protein: protein MTQLVPGQNIALSNQTAYRLTMDMSSWHWDVAIQEDGLGTVYLTPENCPGLAKTEQELLLNLPDIPDSVAKIVVFIVSMGPNTGTHAASGQLAEMMTGTETLKVLWDSTSRSENALIFLEFYRRNGGWKCRFVAQGYSDGPERLYQQLGLPAPDKIAEKNEALRQDHQADQPSGISMDKSQASEGPMVSGDRALIMMKWKKVSAEHAPTTRFFMGSDFDVISDLRIGGFYQLYNGQRGIVQSYGETLEGSFDGVPYMLATRSTEKHFEQLQINPRFQHKMHRYLIYAFMLEGHDRWNGLSAEVDFHIPGLAETTFRPDSLMAKPICAIAMLEFINSAPKLTPIMDYFHSLPEMDQAFGWGLPWRCDTQDNED, encoded by the coding sequence GTGACTCAATTGGTTCCCGGACAGAACATAGCGCTCTCAAACCAGACGGCTTATCGACTGACAATGGATATGTCATCGTGGCATTGGGATGTGGCAATACAGGAAGATGGACTCGGCACGGTTTATCTAACTCCCGAAAACTGTCCAGGGCTCGCCAAAACAGAACAGGAGCTACTCCTGAACCTGCCCGATATTCCGGACTCGGTCGCAAAAATCGTTGTCTTTATTGTGAGTATGGGGCCAAATACTGGGACTCATGCTGCATCCGGTCAACTGGCGGAAATGATGACGGGAACCGAAACCTTAAAGGTGCTGTGGGACAGTACTTCACGGTCAGAAAATGCCCTGATCTTCCTTGAGTTTTATCGCCGCAATGGTGGCTGGAAGTGTCGATTTGTCGCACAGGGATACAGCGATGGCCCGGAACGACTCTACCAACAATTAGGCTTGCCCGCCCCCGATAAAATTGCTGAGAAAAACGAAGCGTTAAGGCAAGATCATCAGGCAGATCAACCTTCGGGTATATCCATGGATAAAAGCCAGGCCTCCGAAGGCCCCATGGTAAGTGGTGACCGAGCTCTGATCATGATGAAATGGAAAAAAGTGAGTGCAGAGCATGCCCCGACCACCCGGTTTTTCATGGGCTCTGATTTCGACGTTATCTCAGACCTCAGGATTGGCGGGTTTTACCAACTCTACAATGGGCAACGGGGTATCGTTCAAAGTTATGGTGAGACCCTTGAAGGTTCCTTCGACGGTGTTCCCTATATGCTCGCAACACGCTCGACTGAAAAGCATTTTGAACAACTGCAAATCAACCCCCGCTTTCAACACAAGATGCATCGCTACCTGATTTACGCTTTTATGTTGGAAGGCCATGACCGCTGGAATGGCCTGAGTGCGGAGGTGGATTTTCATATTCCAGGCCTCGCCGAGACCACATTTCGGCCCGATAGTTTAATGGCCAAACCAATATGTGCCATCGCGATGCTTGAGTTTATTAATAGTGCCCCCAAATTAACCCCTATAATGGACTATTTCCATAGTCTTCCTGAAATGGATCAAGCATTTGGCTGGGGCTTGCCCTGGCGATGCGATACTCAAGACAACGAGGATTAG